A single region of the Sorghum bicolor cultivar BTx623 chromosome 9, Sorghum_bicolor_NCBIv3, whole genome shotgun sequence genome encodes:
- the LOC8058475 gene encoding F-box protein SKP2A — protein MVSGRPGNGELDAWFKSLMVTSSSERGQAGSGGPAPTLSGWKDLPMELLVRIISTVGDDRIVIVASGVCTGWRDALGWGVTNLSLTWCKQSMNNLMISLAHKFTKLQVLTLRQNKPQLEDSAVESVANYCHDLRELDLSRSFRLSDRSLYALAHGCPRLTRLNISGCSNFSDTALIYLTCHCKHLKCLNLCGCGKAATDRALQAIAQNCGQLQSLNLGWCDDVTDKGVTSLASGCPDLRAVDLCGCVLITDESVVALANGCPHLRSLGLYFCQNITDRAMYSLANSRVKSKCGRWDAVKDGLANLNISQCTALTPPAVQAVCDSFPALHTCPERHSLIISGCLSLTSVHCACALHPHRAARALMANHAY, from the exons ATGGTCAGCGGGAGGCCCGGGAATGGTGAATTGGATGCATGGTTCAAGAGCCTCATGGTGACCTCTAGCAGCGAGAGGGGGCAGGCTGGAAGTGGTGGCCCAGCGCCAACATTATCAGGATGGAAAGACCTTCCGATGGAGCTCCTGGTCAGGATAATATCGACTGTTGGAGATGATAGGATAGTCATTGTGGCATCTGGTGTTTGCACAGGCTGGCGTGACGCTCTGGGATGGGGGGTCACTAATCTTTCCCTTACATG GTGCAAACAGAGCATGAATAATTTAATGATATCTCTTGCACACAAGTTTACAAAGTTGCAAGTTCTCACTCTTCGGCAAAACAAACCTCAGCTTGAAGACAGTGCTGTAGAGTCTGTTGCCAATTACTGTCATGATCTGCGTGAGTTAGACCTCAGCAGAAGCTTCAGACTTAGTGACCGCTCCTTGTATGCATTGGCCCATGGATGCCCGCGGCTTACAAGACTGAACATTAGTGGATGTTCCAATTTCAGTGATACTGCCTTGATTTACCTTACCTGCCACTGTAAACACCTGAAGTGCCTGAACTTGTGTGGATGTGGGAAGGCTGCTACTGACAGAGCTTTGCAG GCTATTGCTCAGAACTGTGGGCAGCTGCAATCTTTGAACCTAGGCTGGTGTGATGATGTTACAGATAAGGGTGTGACCAGCTTAGCGTCAGGATGTCCTGATCTCAGAGCTGTAGACTTGTGTGGTTGTGTTCTTATAACAG ATGAGAGTGTGGTTGCTCTTGCCAACGGATGTCCGCACCTGCGCTCGTTGGGCCTCTACTTCTGCCAGAACATCACGGACCGTGCCATGTACTCCCTCGCAAACAGCCGCGTGAAGAGCAAGTGTGGGAGGTGGGATGCAGTGAAAGACGGGCTTGCGAACCTCAACATCAGCCAGTGCACCGCCCTGACGCCCCCAGCGGTGCAGGCCGTCTGCGACTCGTTCCCGGCGCTGCACACCTGCCCCGAGAGGCACTCCCTCATCATCAGTGGCTGCCTCAGCCTCACGTCAGTCCACTGCGCCTGCGCCCTCCACCCACACCGTGCCGCGAGAGCGCTGATGGCCAACCATGCGTACTAA